Proteins from one Macrobrachium rosenbergii isolate ZJJX-2024 chromosome 14, ASM4041242v1, whole genome shotgun sequence genomic window:
- the LOC136845820 gene encoding uncharacterized protein isoform X3, whose product MRTEEELVWPLNRAICEIGGAMGLYLGLSFMSVLQSVAILVMTLASMALSLGRRIISKATRAKDTRAPKQRSDDFYNPKSPPINVMAPEKAMYIPPKIVFSKDEEAWSIPFCKKGANTVNNTIRQINSKQNFDRRAIPSAWLANGVSPNQKTSFAANENGKWCRDHLWWMMAAIPCAIIFFPLAIYQFQDYSAFPVFTSYETRYLEDVVFPSVTFCMWPPFHPHRLASAGVFYNFSHHCNKFYDSEITFKYNCDWEAVFNELLNVLPGNWTGDLQTLWKNVAWKKSDLFRSLKFGWETFDIVDSSYDMTENREKSPLTPVVTSLNRCFTFTPPQPKVTPHTELTLKLTNLRAQIVKRVRCYDPTYYWPMDEMFSPKWVEECWTCYIYEFKLNIFVHPPHQMPLLAEDGSYYQFALTSNTFGARLEVSLDAFDRLSTPSSPCVDARSIPGGTRQSCIQQCLSQAAIDKMGCRLPYANWSSAPLCSSREDYATFPKYFASPGEILQDPLEARRRCEESCPESCTLLHYSTSQGSAKLTEVSVAFQKPMFTQVSESWRYSTIQLVSNIGSLASLFLGISLYQILTCCFNSGEEDEE is encoded by the exons ATGCGCACTGAGGAAGAACTGGTGTGGCCTTTGAACAGAGCCATCTGCGAGATTGGGGGTGCCATGGGGCTCTACTTGGGGCTGTCTTTCATGTCTGTTTTACAGTCAGTGGCTATCCTGGTCATGACTTTAGCCTCAATGGCACTCTCACTCGGAAGACG aataatttcgAAGGCAACGAGAGCTAAGGATACAAGGGCACCTAAACAGAGAAGTGATGATTTTTATAATCCGAAATCACCACCAATAAACGTCATGGCTCCTGAAAAAGCGATGTATATTCCTCCTAAAATAGTTTTCTCTAAGGACGAAGAAGCCTGGAGTATCCCTTTCTGCAAAAAGGGTGCAAACACAGTTAACAACACAATTAGACAGATCAACAGTAAACAAAACTTTGATCGACGTGCCATTCCATCAGCTTGGCTTGCAAATGGTGTGTCTCCAAACCAGAAAACCTCATTTGCAGCCAATGAAAATGG aaaatggtGTCGTGATCACTTGTGGTGGATGATGGCAGCCATCCCTTGCGctatcattttctttcctttagccATTTATCAGTTCCAGGATTATTCTGCATTCCCTGTCTTCACCAG ctACGAAACCCGTTACTTGGAGGACGTGGTATTTCCGAGTGTGACCTTCTGCATGTGGCCGCCCTTTCATCCGCATCGTCTGGCTTCGGCAGGAGTGTTCTACAATTTTTCTCACCACTGTAATAAATTCTATGATTCAGAAATCACTTTCAAATACAA CTGTGACTGGGAGGCCGTATTTAATGAATTACTAAATGTTCTCCCGGGGAACTGGACAGGAGACCTGCAGACTCTCTGGAAGAATGTTGCCTGGAAGAAATCAGATCTGTTTCGGTCCTTAAAA TTCGGCTGGGAGACGTTTGACATTGTCGATAGCTCTTATGACATGACGGAGAACCGAGAGAAGAGTCCACTGACACCTGTCGTCACATCACTGAATCGTTGTTTTACTTTTACTCCACCTCAGCCTAAAGTGACACCACATACAGAACTCACCCTGAAGCTTACT AACCTGAGGGCTCAAATTGTTAAAAGGGTAAGATGTTACGACCCAACCTATTACTGGCCCATGGACGAAATGTTTAGTCCCAAGTGGGTGGAGGAGTGCTGGACATGCTACATTTATGAATTCAAGCTGAATATCTTTGTACATCCTCCCCATCAGATGCCTCTGTTGGCCGAAGACGGAAGTTATTATCAG tttgctCTTACCTCCAATACCTTCGGAGCAAGACTGGAAGTGTCTCTAGATGCCTTCGACCGACTGAGCACGCCATCGTCGCCCTGCGTCGATGCCAGAAGCATTCCAGGAGGTACAAGGCAGAGCTGCATACAACAGTGCTTGTCTCAGGCTGCTATTGACAAGATGGGATGTCGTCTGCCTTATGCCAATTGGTCCTCAGCTCCTTTGTGCTCCAG CAGGGAAGACTATGCTACATTCCCTAAATACTTCGCATCTCCTGGAGAGATTCTACAGGATCCTTTGGAAGCTAGAAGACGATGTGAAGAATCCTGTCCTGAGTCTTGCACTTTACTGCACTACTCAACCAGCCAGGGCAGCGCCAAGCTCACTGAAGTTAGTGTCGCATTCCAGAAGCCAATGTTCACTCAG
- the LOC136845820 gene encoding uncharacterized protein isoform X4, with protein sequence MRTEEELVWPLNRAICEIGGAMGLYLGLSFMSVLQSVAILVMTLASMALSLGRRIISKATRAKDTRAPKQRSDDFYNPKSPPINVMAPEKAMYIPPKIVFSKDEEAWSIPFCKKGANTVNNTIRQINSKQNFDRRAIPSAWLANGVSPNQKTSFAANENGKWCRDHLWWMMAAIPCAIIFFPLAIYQFQDYSAFPVFTSYETRYLEDVVFPSVTFCMWPPFHPHRLASAGVFYNFSHHCNKFYDSEITFKYNCDWEAVFNELLNVLPGNWTGDLQTLWKNVAWKKSDLFRSLKFGWETFDIVDSSYDMTENREKSPLTPVVTSLNRCFTFTPPQPKVTPHTELTLKLTNLRAQIVKRVRCYDPTYYWPMDEMFSPKWVEECWTCYIYEFKLNIFVHPPHQMPLLAEDGSYYQFALTSNTFGARLEVSLDAFDRLSTPSSPCVDARSIPGGTRQSCIQQCLSQAAIDKMGCRLPYANWSSAPLCSREDYATFPKYFASPGEILQDPLEARRRCEESCPESCTLLHYSTSQGSAKLTEVSVAFQKPMFTQVSESWRYSTIQLVSNIGSLASLFLGISLYQILTCCFNSGEEDEE encoded by the exons ATGCGCACTGAGGAAGAACTGGTGTGGCCTTTGAACAGAGCCATCTGCGAGATTGGGGGTGCCATGGGGCTCTACTTGGGGCTGTCTTTCATGTCTGTTTTACAGTCAGTGGCTATCCTGGTCATGACTTTAGCCTCAATGGCACTCTCACTCGGAAGACG aataatttcgAAGGCAACGAGAGCTAAGGATACAAGGGCACCTAAACAGAGAAGTGATGATTTTTATAATCCGAAATCACCACCAATAAACGTCATGGCTCCTGAAAAAGCGATGTATATTCCTCCTAAAATAGTTTTCTCTAAGGACGAAGAAGCCTGGAGTATCCCTTTCTGCAAAAAGGGTGCAAACACAGTTAACAACACAATTAGACAGATCAACAGTAAACAAAACTTTGATCGACGTGCCATTCCATCAGCTTGGCTTGCAAATGGTGTGTCTCCAAACCAGAAAACCTCATTTGCAGCCAATGAAAATGG aaaatggtGTCGTGATCACTTGTGGTGGATGATGGCAGCCATCCCTTGCGctatcattttctttcctttagccATTTATCAGTTCCAGGATTATTCTGCATTCCCTGTCTTCACCAG ctACGAAACCCGTTACTTGGAGGACGTGGTATTTCCGAGTGTGACCTTCTGCATGTGGCCGCCCTTTCATCCGCATCGTCTGGCTTCGGCAGGAGTGTTCTACAATTTTTCTCACCACTGTAATAAATTCTATGATTCAGAAATCACTTTCAAATACAA CTGTGACTGGGAGGCCGTATTTAATGAATTACTAAATGTTCTCCCGGGGAACTGGACAGGAGACCTGCAGACTCTCTGGAAGAATGTTGCCTGGAAGAAATCAGATCTGTTTCGGTCCTTAAAA TTCGGCTGGGAGACGTTTGACATTGTCGATAGCTCTTATGACATGACGGAGAACCGAGAGAAGAGTCCACTGACACCTGTCGTCACATCACTGAATCGTTGTTTTACTTTTACTCCACCTCAGCCTAAAGTGACACCACATACAGAACTCACCCTGAAGCTTACT AACCTGAGGGCTCAAATTGTTAAAAGGGTAAGATGTTACGACCCAACCTATTACTGGCCCATGGACGAAATGTTTAGTCCCAAGTGGGTGGAGGAGTGCTGGACATGCTACATTTATGAATTCAAGCTGAATATCTTTGTACATCCTCCCCATCAGATGCCTCTGTTGGCCGAAGACGGAAGTTATTATCAG tttgctCTTACCTCCAATACCTTCGGAGCAAGACTGGAAGTGTCTCTAGATGCCTTCGACCGACTGAGCACGCCATCGTCGCCCTGCGTCGATGCCAGAAGCATTCCAGGAGGTACAAGGCAGAGCTGCATACAACAGTGCTTGTCTCAGGCTGCTATTGACAAGATGGGATGTCGTCTGCCTTATGCCAATTGGTCCTCAGCTCCTTTGTGCTCCAG GGAAGACTATGCTACATTCCCTAAATACTTCGCATCTCCTGGAGAGATTCTACAGGATCCTTTGGAAGCTAGAAGACGATGTGAAGAATCCTGTCCTGAGTCTTGCACTTTACTGCACTACTCAACCAGCCAGGGCAGCGCCAAGCTCACTGAAGTTAGTGTCGCATTCCAGAAGCCAATGTTCACTCAG